One stretch of Chryseobacterium sp. LJ668 DNA includes these proteins:
- a CDS encoding NADP-dependent isocitrate dehydrogenase: MSEKSKIYYTLTDEAPMLATHSFLPIVKAFTKAANIEIAVPDISLAGRILANFPEFLKDDQKIDDALAQLGELATQPDANIIKLPNISASAPQLDAAVAELQSKGFAVPNYPAEPKNDEEKVIKAKYAKVLGSAVNPVLREGNSDRRAPKAVKNYAKANPHKMGDWASDSKTDVAHMNTGDFYGTETSTTLENAAKYKIVFKGNDGTETLLKDFANLQAGEVIDSSVMNLSALKSFVQQVIDEAKNKNVLLSAHLKATMMKISDPIVFGAIVETYFKEVFTKYAETFNDLDVNPNNGLADLFDKIKGNIQEANIKGDIEAALANGPRVAMVNSDKGITNFHVPSDIIVDASMAALVRGGGKMWNNEGKEEDTICIIPDRSYAGFYQSVIDDMKAHGKLDPTTMGSVPNVGLMAQKAEEYGSHDKTFQATAEGTVEVQDETGSVLLSQKVEKNDIFRMCQTKDAPIQDWVKLAVNRARLSDTPAIFWLDKGRAHDREMIKKVEKYLADHDTNGLDIKILDVKDAMTETLKRAREGKDTISVSGNVLRDYLTDLFPILELGTSAKMLSIVPLMNGGGLFETGAGGSAPKHVEQFIEEGYLRWDSLGEFLALQASLEHLAQTQNNTKAQVLADALDEANAKFLATDKSPARKVGQIDNRGSHFYLAMYWAEALANQSVDAELANQFAPVAEALQESEEVINSELIGAQGKPQNIDGYYKTDTYKTYEAMRPSTVLNEIIDGI, from the coding sequence ATGTCAGAAAAATCAAAAATCTATTACACACTTACAGATGAGGCTCCCATGTTGGCAACACACTCGTTTTTACCAATTGTAAAAGCGTTTACAAAAGCAGCAAACATTGAGATCGCAGTTCCGGATATTTCTTTGGCAGGCAGAATTTTGGCAAACTTTCCTGAGTTTTTGAAAGATGATCAGAAAATTGATGACGCTTTAGCTCAATTGGGCGAATTGGCAACTCAACCTGACGCAAACATTATCAAATTACCTAATATTTCTGCTTCCGCTCCACAATTGGATGCGGCTGTTGCTGAATTGCAGTCTAAAGGTTTCGCGGTTCCCAATTATCCTGCTGAACCAAAAAATGATGAGGAAAAAGTCATCAAAGCTAAATATGCTAAAGTATTGGGAAGTGCTGTAAATCCTGTCTTAAGAGAAGGAAATTCTGACAGACGTGCTCCGAAAGCCGTTAAAAACTACGCAAAAGCAAACCCTCACAAAATGGGTGACTGGGCTTCTGACAGCAAAACGGATGTTGCTCATATGAATACTGGAGATTTCTACGGAACAGAAACTTCTACAACCCTGGAAAATGCGGCAAAATACAAGATTGTTTTCAAAGGAAATGACGGTACTGAAACTTTATTAAAAGATTTTGCCAATCTTCAGGCAGGTGAAGTGATTGATTCTTCTGTAATGAATTTGAGTGCTCTGAAATCTTTCGTTCAGCAAGTGATCGACGAGGCAAAAAATAAAAACGTACTTCTTTCTGCACATCTTAAGGCTACAATGATGAAAATCTCTGATCCCATTGTTTTTGGAGCTATCGTTGAGACTTATTTTAAAGAAGTTTTTACTAAATATGCTGAGACTTTTAATGATTTGGATGTTAATCCAAATAACGGTCTTGCAGATCTGTTTGACAAAATAAAAGGAAATATTCAGGAAGCCAACATCAAAGGTGATATTGAAGCTGCTTTGGCCAACGGGCCAAGAGTAGCGATGGTAAATTCTGACAAAGGAATCACCAATTTCCATGTTCCTTCTGACATCATCGTTGATGCATCGATGGCTGCTTTGGTAAGAGGAGGCGGAAAAATGTGGAATAATGAAGGAAAAGAAGAAGATACAATCTGTATCATTCCGGACCGTTCTTATGCAGGTTTCTATCAGTCTGTAATTGATGATATGAAAGCTCACGGAAAATTAGATCCTACTACAATGGGTTCTGTTCCGAACGTTGGTTTGATGGCTCAAAAAGCTGAAGAATACGGATCACATGATAAAACTTTCCAGGCTACAGCAGAAGGAACTGTTGAAGTTCAGGACGAAACAGGAAGCGTTCTTCTTTCTCAAAAAGTAGAAAAGAATGATATTTTCAGAATGTGTCAGACGAAAGATGCTCCGATTCAGGACTGGGTAAAATTAGCAGTAAACAGAGCAAGACTTTCTGACACGCCTGCTATTTTCTGGTTAGATAAAGGAAGAGCTCACGACAGAGAAATGATCAAAAAAGTTGAAAAATATTTGGCTGATCATGATACCAACGGATTGGATATTAAAATCCTTGATGTAAAAGACGCAATGACGGAAACGTTGAAGAGAGCACGAGAAGGAAAAGACACGATTTCTGTTTCAGGAAACGTATTGAGAGATTATTTAACAGATCTTTTCCCGATTCTTGAGCTTGGAACTTCTGCTAAAATGCTTTCTATCGTTCCGTTAATGAATGGTGGTGGATTGTTTGAAACTGGTGCAGGAGGTTCTGCTCCAAAACATGTTGAGCAATTTATAGAAGAAGGTTATTTAAGATGGGATTCTTTAGGTGAATTTTTAGCTTTACAAGCTTCTTTAGAGCATTTAGCACAAACTCAGAATAATACGAAAGCTCAGGTTCTTGCGGATGCATTAGACGAAGCAAATGCTAAATTTTTAGCTACTGATAAATCTCCTGCAAGAAAAGTCGGACAAATCGATAACAGAGGTTCTCACTTCTATCTGGCGATGTATTGGGCGGAAGCTTTGGCGAACCAAAGTGTCGATGCAGAATTGGCAAATCAATTTGCTCCGGTTGCAGAAGCATTGCAGGAAAGCGAAGAAGTTATTAATTCTGAATTAATTGGTGCTCAAGGTAAGCCTCAAAATATAGACGGTTACTACAAAACTGACACATACAAAACGTATGAAGCAATGAGGCCAAGCACAGTTTTAAATGAAATTATTGACGGAATTTAA
- a CDS encoding MBL fold metallo-hydrolase, translating to MIYLIVITAIVIALYFIITSQQVFGAEPKGKRLERMHRSEHYKNNQFQNLSFTPSLAEGYSMPKVMYDFLFGKKDPLLKPSHDVPAIHTDLKNIPKNEDVFIWLGHSSYLIQIDGVSFLIDPVLSSYGSPFKFFNKAFAGSDLFKPDDIPNIDYLVITHDHYDHLDYPTVKGIRSKVEKVILPLGVGAHFERWGYNENQLLEEEWGAVLDLKNNIKITFTPARHFSGRKFHRNNTLWTSYVLETSAKKIFLGGDSGYDTHFKMIGEKYGPLDYAILENGQYNAAWKYIHALPEDVIQASIDITAKNIIPVHSGKFALALHPWNEPLQKVTTLGKEKNQHILTPKIGEVLDLNKENQEFMAWWQD from the coding sequence ATGATTTATTTAATTGTCATCACAGCAATTGTTATTGCATTATATTTCATCATCACATCACAGCAGGTTTTTGGCGCAGAACCCAAAGGAAAACGTCTTGAAAGAATGCATCGTTCCGAACATTATAAAAACAATCAATTCCAGAATTTGAGCTTTACACCTTCTCTTGCTGAAGGTTACAGCATGCCGAAAGTAATGTATGATTTTCTTTTTGGCAAAAAAGATCCTTTGCTTAAGCCTTCTCATGATGTTCCTGCGATTCATACCGATTTAAAAAATATTCCTAAAAACGAAGACGTTTTTATTTGGTTGGGGCATTCGTCTTATCTTATTCAGATTGATGGAGTTTCATTTTTAATAGATCCTGTTTTGAGTAGTTATGGTTCACCGTTTAAGTTTTTTAATAAAGCTTTTGCGGGTTCAGATCTCTTTAAACCAGATGATATTCCGAATATTGATTATTTGGTCATAACACATGATCATTACGATCACCTGGACTATCCGACTGTAAAAGGCATCCGTTCAAAAGTTGAAAAAGTGATTCTGCCTTTAGGAGTCGGGGCGCATTTTGAACGATGGGGCTACAATGAGAATCAGCTTTTGGAAGAAGAGTGGGGTGCTGTTCTTGACCTGAAAAATAACATTAAAATTACTTTTACACCGGCAAGACATTTCTCCGGAAGAAAATTTCATAGAAACAATACACTCTGGACTTCTTATGTTCTGGAAACTTCCGCAAAAAAGATTTTTCTGGGAGGCGACAGTGGTTATGATACACATTTTAAAATGATTGGCGAAAAGTATGGGCCGCTCGATTACGCTATTTTAGAAAACGGGCAGTACAATGCAGCCTGGAAATACATTCATGCATTGCCGGAAGACGTTATTCAGGCGAGTATAGATATCACTGCGAAAAATATTATACCGGTTCATTCCGGGAAATTTGCATTAGCACTTCACCCATGGAACGAACCTTTACAGAAAGTGACAACTTTGGGGAAAGAAAAAAACCAGCATATTCTCACTCCGAAAATCGGTGAGGTTCTGGATTTAAATAAAGAAAATCAGGAGTTTATGGCTTGGTGGCAAGACTGA
- a CDS encoding DUF763 domain-containing protein, protein MKRSGTATLPLHHGKVPPWLYERMALLGRSVVEVILADYGKDEVLRRLADPFWFQSFGAVMGMDWHSSGITTSVMGALKRSINPHSKELGIYICGGKGRFSKDTPNELLVIADKTGLDGNELIRASKLSAKVDNTAIQDGYQLYLHNFILSDEGNWSVVQQGMNDADGTARRYHWHSENMKSFVDEPHKGIQGINRGEILNLTANAAQESRKGILEISHTNSEKIMQDFANLILPAHHDVRASDVDLKKLGTLLYMTRENQPENFEELLLLRGVGPRTLQSLALVSEVIHGSPSRFRDPARFSFAHGGKDGHPFPVPIKVYDETIGILQKGIEKSKLGNSDKLQSINKLHTIISDAEKNFTPNFDINEVIEEERQNSWRFGGKTVFGDAEKPTKQKPIQLSLF, encoded by the coding sequence GTGAAACGTTCAGGAACTGCTACCTTGCCACTTCATCACGGAAAAGTTCCGCCTTGGCTGTACGAGCGCATGGCCCTGCTCGGGCGTTCTGTTGTCGAAGTTATCTTAGCAGATTACGGTAAAGATGAGGTATTGCGAAGATTGGCAGATCCGTTTTGGTTTCAGAGTTTTGGTGCAGTGATGGGTATGGATTGGCATTCGTCAGGAATTACCACTTCTGTAATGGGAGCTCTAAAACGCAGTATTAATCCACATTCTAAAGAATTGGGAATTTACATTTGTGGCGGAAAAGGCAGATTTTCAAAAGATACGCCTAATGAACTTTTGGTCATTGCTGACAAAACCGGGCTTGATGGAAACGAACTGATTCGTGCCAGCAAATTGTCGGCAAAAGTAGACAATACTGCAATTCAGGATGGTTATCAGCTTTATCTTCACAATTTTATTCTTTCAGATGAAGGAAATTGGTCAGTTGTACAACAGGGAATGAATGATGCAGACGGAACTGCGCGCCGTTATCATTGGCATTCTGAAAATATGAAATCTTTTGTCGATGAACCACATAAAGGAATTCAGGGAATTAACCGCGGCGAAATTCTCAATCTAACGGCAAATGCCGCTCAGGAAAGCAGAAAAGGTATATTGGAAATTTCACATACCAATTCAGAAAAAATCATGCAGGATTTTGCCAATTTGATTTTACCGGCTCATCACGATGTCCGGGCTTCAGATGTTGATTTAAAAAAGCTGGGAACACTTTTATACATGACGAGAGAAAACCAACCTGAAAATTTTGAAGAATTACTTTTGTTAAGAGGAGTAGGCCCAAGAACTTTGCAAAGTCTGGCTTTGGTAAGTGAGGTCATTCACGGGTCGCCCTCAAGATTCAGAGATCCTGCGAGATTTTCTTTTGCACACGGCGGAAAAGACGGTCATCCGTTTCCCGTTCCGATTAAAGTTTATGATGAAACGATCGGAATTTTACAAAAAGGAATCGAAAAATCTAAACTGGGTAATTCTGATAAATTGCAATCGATCAATAAGCTTCACACCATCATTTCAGATGCCGAGAAAAATTTTACTCCAAATTTTGACATCAATGAAGTGATTGAAGAAGAGCGTCAAAATTCCTGGCGCTTTGGAGGAAAGACAGTGTTTGGTGATGCGGAAAAGCCTACAAAACAAAAACCGATACAGCTCTCGTTATTTTAA
- a CDS encoding Crp/Fnr family transcriptional regulator, which produces MTKKAFEVYYDFPFFLPEELDEIIQAHEKVIFQKGDYILEEGKTANEYYILDKGLARSFVNDFNGNEVTTHFFTENDIIIDVSSLFQRIPTQENIICIADCECWKMNFDIFQELFHKIPNLREWGRAWMSQQLFLYKQRSVEMFTLSATKRYLHLLEQKSQVIQFAPLKQIASYLGVTDTSLSRIRKELVSHPKKN; this is translated from the coding sequence ATGACAAAGAAAGCTTTCGAAGTTTATTACGATTTCCCATTTTTTCTCCCGGAAGAGCTTGATGAGATCATTCAGGCTCATGAGAAAGTAATTTTTCAAAAGGGTGACTATATCCTTGAAGAGGGAAAAACCGCCAACGAGTATTATATTTTGGATAAAGGTCTGGCCCGCTCATTTGTTAATGACTTCAATGGAAACGAAGTCACCACACACTTTTTCACAGAAAATGACATCATTATTGATGTTTCATCATTATTTCAGAGGATTCCTACCCAAGAAAATATCATTTGCATTGCAGATTGCGAATGCTGGAAAATGAATTTTGATATTTTTCAGGAATTATTTCATAAAATACCCAACCTCAGAGAATGGGGAAGAGCCTGGATGTCGCAGCAGCTTTTTTTATATAAGCAGCGTTCGGTAGAGATGTTTACACTTTCTGCAACGAAACGGTATCTCCATTTGTTGGAGCAGAAATCTCAAGTAATACAGTTTGCTCCTTTAAAGCAAATTGCTTCGTATTTAGGTGTTACGGATACTTCATTAAGCAGAATTCGCAAAGAATTGGTTTCTCATCCCAAAAAAAATTAA
- a CDS encoding T9SS type A sorting domain-containing protein: protein MRKKTTMLLFAVPFFGFAQSVIGNINSGAVSADNFTHSVGEIYVIPTDPDQNNSGTMGMLYQTLLQVLGVSELEKETVKIYPNPTADFIYVKLNSKSKIDEVEIFDLAGRLILKTKLQSDQLDLRSLNQGVYMIIFKNPDLKPIKIIKKP, encoded by the coding sequence ATGCGAAAAAAAACTACTATGCTTTTATTTGCAGTGCCATTCTTTGGATTTGCCCAGTCTGTGATTGGGAATATCAATTCCGGGGCTGTTTCTGCAGATAACTTCACGCATTCCGTCGGAGAAATTTACGTGATCCCGACTGATCCTGACCAGAACAATTCGGGGACAATGGGAATGCTATATCAAACCTTATTACAGGTTTTAGGTGTAAGTGAACTGGAAAAAGAAACTGTAAAAATCTATCCCAATCCAACTGCTGATTTTATATATGTCAAATTAAATTCAAAATCAAAAATCGACGAGGTTGAAATATTTGATCTTGCAGGTAGACTTATTTTAAAGACAAAATTACAGTCAGACCAACTGGATTTAAGAAGCTTAAACCAAGGTGTTTACATGATCATTTTTAAAAACCCTGACCTTAAACCTATCAAAATTATTAAAAAACCTTAA
- a CDS encoding GNAT family N-acetyltransferase codes for MENIKFEISPYQDELQILLDDKKVGYMSISVDGRLLNVYYTKIDENLEGHGYAKLLLDQLVSYAEEKDLMIDPECDFVRQQLENHPKRYRGIWHE; via the coding sequence ATGGAAAATATAAAATTTGAAATATCACCTTATCAGGATGAGCTGCAGATATTATTAGACGATAAAAAAGTGGGCTATATGTCGATTTCGGTTGACGGAAGACTACTCAATGTTTACTATACAAAAATTGACGAAAATCTTGAAGGCCACGGCTATGCGAAACTTTTGCTTGATCAATTGGTCAGCTACGCCGAAGAAAAAGATCTGATGATTGATCCTGAATGTGATTTTGTACGTCAGCAACTAGAAAATCATCCGAAAAGATATCGGGGGATATGGCATGAATAA
- a CDS encoding SDR family oxidoreductase — MNKFNNKLAIVTGGNSGIGYATAKELVAEGAKVIITGRRKDAIEKAAKELGAIPFVADQGNLNDLDSLKNEVEKQYGKVDILFINAGITGTLSSIENMSAENFDQVMNINFKGAYFTLSKFTPLLNDGASVVFLSSNVATTYKPNSSVYQASKAALNSIAKTAAAELAPRKIRVNLVSPGPTKTEIMTKAGLDRDTLEGLNDWLINVIPLKKMGTAEDVAKAVIYLSDNKIASFMTGTEILIDGGMVL, encoded by the coding sequence ATGAATAAATTTAACAACAAGCTAGCCATCGTAACTGGTGGAAACAGCGGAATCGGGTATGCAACCGCAAAAGAATTAGTAGCAGAAGGTGCAAAAGTAATCATAACGGGAAGACGAAAAGATGCCATAGAAAAAGCTGCGAAAGAATTGGGAGCGATCCCGTTTGTGGCAGATCAGGGAAATCTTAATGATCTTGATTCATTAAAAAATGAAGTTGAAAAACAATACGGAAAAGTCGATATTCTTTTTATTAATGCAGGAATTACAGGAACTCTAAGTTCTATAGAAAACATGAGTGCCGAAAATTTTGATCAGGTGATGAATATTAATTTCAAAGGAGCTTATTTTACTTTAAGCAAATTTACACCTTTATTAAATGATGGTGCGTCGGTTGTATTCTTATCTTCTAATGTGGCAACGACTTACAAACCCAACAGTTCAGTTTATCAGGCTAGTAAAGCAGCTTTAAACTCTATTGCAAAAACAGCGGCAGCAGAATTGGCACCAAGAAAAATTAGGGTAAACCTAGTAAGTCCGGGACCTACAAAAACCGAAATTATGACAAAGGCTGGATTAGATAGAGATACTCTGGAAGGACTTAATGATTGGTTAATCAACGTGATTCCTCTGAAAAAAATGGGGACAGCAGAAGACGTAGCTAAAGCAGTTATTTATTTATCTGATAATAAGATTGCCAGTTTTATGACCGGAACAGAAATTCTGATTGACGGCGGAATGGTGTTATAG
- a CDS encoding MFS transporter, with the protein MKSLQSKNQFIATILAFAVIPMSGLATDIYLPSMPSMAIELRQPESSIQLTLSIFLISYGLTQFFAGSIVDSFGRFRVSAISLALFVVSFLITALTKDIMVIYAMRVLQGVLSGFAVVAKRAFFVDVYEGEKRKHYLSIMTIVWSVGPIIAPFIGGYLQKLFGWQSNFYVLAGYSLVLLILELIFSGETLKIKKTFNFNFVLKEYDLMFRSKDFFYGMLMCGVSYAMVIFFNLCGAFIIEHKMGYSEVIAGYVSLILGFAWMTGGFLGKALIKKAFLPKIRYANFIQIFLILLMIFCSYFINNIYTLVAFAFVIHVTAGFIFNNYFAYCLGRFPDSAGVAGGLTGGVAFIITSTISYGIVFIIKPEIQLHVAEGYLVLGMLGLFILSMIKVRKAHI; encoded by the coding sequence ATGAAAAGTCTTCAGTCAAAAAATCAGTTTATTGCTACAATATTAGCTTTTGCCGTTATTCCGATGTCGGGTTTGGCAACCGATATTTATCTTCCCTCAATGCCAAGTATGGCCATAGAACTTCGACAACCTGAAAGCAGCATTCAGCTTACCCTTTCTATTTTTCTCATCAGTTACGGTCTTACTCAGTTTTTTGCAGGAAGTATTGTAGATTCTTTCGGAAGGTTTCGGGTTTCAGCAATTTCTTTGGCACTGTTTGTAGTCAGTTTTCTGATTACAGCCTTAACGAAGGATATTATGGTTATTTACGCGATGCGTGTTTTACAGGGCGTTTTGTCTGGCTTCGCAGTCGTTGCAAAGCGTGCATTTTTTGTCGATGTGTATGAAGGTGAAAAGCGTAAGCATTATCTCAGTATTATGACCATCGTCTGGTCGGTGGGTCCTATTATTGCGCCTTTTATTGGCGGATATCTTCAGAAATTATTTGGATGGCAGTCTAATTTCTATGTATTGGCGGGTTACAGTTTGGTTTTGCTAATTTTAGAGTTGATCTTTTCCGGTGAAACTTTGAAAATTAAAAAAACCTTCAACTTTAATTTTGTACTTAAAGAATACGACCTGATGTTCCGGAGTAAAGATTTTTTCTACGGAATGCTGATGTGCGGAGTGAGCTATGCAATGGTGATTTTCTTCAATTTATGCGGCGCATTTATTATTGAGCACAAAATGGGATATTCTGAAGTGATTGCAGGTTACGTTTCACTTATTCTGGGTTTTGCCTGGATGACGGGTGGCTTTTTGGGTAAAGCTTTAATAAAAAAAGCATTTCTTCCTAAGATTCGCTATGCCAATTTCATTCAGATATTTTTAATTTTGCTGATGATTTTCTGTTCATATTTTATCAATAATATTTACACATTGGTTGCTTTTGCATTTGTCATTCATGTGACAGCAGGCTTCATTTTTAATAATTATTTTGCCTATTGTCTTGGCAGATTTCCAGATTCTGCCGGTGTTGCAGGTGGTTTAACAGGCGGTGTTGCATTTATTATTACTTCGACCATCAGCTACGGAATCGTGTTTATCATTAAACCAGAAATTCAGCTTCACGTAGCAGAGGGGTATCTCGTTTTGGGAATGTTAGGACTGTTTATTTTAAGTATGATTAAAGTCAGAAAAGCACATATTTAA
- a CDS encoding S41 family peptidase, whose translation MKHLLFLIFILLVTSCASIKKENKHTQSTISPEKLHQDVDFAYRKLQEMHPKLNWYISEKELYFKFDSLKKTIKRPLTPIQFYFKLQPVIAKIREGHLSLKIPMKKFSRKEIKVLKNKKGLFGRFEYHVEKDHLYIIKNKDSVENIIPGTEILSINKIPVSDYLKKYRELISSDGYNTTFQNYYLKDVFFNFYVAEKGILDSANIETSYQNQKRIVKLRRESKNKEDLEKDQMEKKRTEEKKVNDYVASTSSYNRIFKLLDKDSMIAYMKIQSFSRTFSDRFYKESFSKINKAGSSYLIIDIRNNYGGSLYEINNLYSYLAPEPFVLVKPSQLTSKFTPLKTNYFRKSNLLQYILKGLLYPGYVFSQIFSVYKGKDGMVYYRMKENKPTKPKKNVFKGKVYMLINGGSFSASSVISSKLQYDKRATLVGEETGGANDGTVAGFYSYQKLPNSKIDFPIGLLLIQPNIDFTNTKKGVIPDVEISENMQDILNRKDVQLDWIKNDITQNKANKIQN comes from the coding sequence TTGAAACATTTACTATTCCTGATCTTTATACTGCTTGTTACTTCGTGTGCATCCATAAAAAAGGAAAATAAACATACCCAATCAACCATTTCACCGGAAAAACTTCATCAGGATGTAGATTTTGCTTATCGCAAGCTTCAGGAAATGCACCCTAAACTCAATTGGTATATATCTGAAAAAGAACTCTATTTTAAATTTGACAGCCTAAAGAAAACGATTAAAAGACCTCTCACTCCAATTCAATTTTATTTTAAACTTCAACCGGTTATTGCAAAGATCCGAGAAGGTCATCTGTCTTTAAAAATTCCGATGAAAAAATTCAGCAGAAAAGAAATTAAAGTGCTGAAGAATAAAAAAGGACTTTTCGGAAGATTTGAATATCATGTAGAAAAAGATCATCTATATATCATCAAAAATAAAGATTCCGTAGAAAATATAATACCAGGAACCGAAATTTTAAGCATCAATAAAATCCCAGTTTCTGATTATCTTAAAAAATACCGTGAATTAATAAGCAGTGATGGTTATAATACAACTTTTCAGAATTATTATCTAAAAGATGTATTTTTCAATTTCTATGTCGCTGAAAAAGGAATTTTGGATAGCGCAAACATCGAGACGTCTTATCAAAATCAAAAAAGAATCGTAAAACTTAGACGTGAATCTAAAAACAAGGAAGATCTGGAAAAAGATCAAATGGAGAAAAAAAGAACTGAAGAAAAGAAAGTAAACGATTATGTTGCCTCAACAAGCTCTTATAATAGAATTTTTAAACTTTTGGATAAAGATAGTATGATTGCTTACATGAAAATCCAGAGCTTTTCGAGAACATTTTCTGATCGCTTTTATAAAGAATCTTTTTCAAAAATAAATAAAGCCGGATCATCATATCTGATCATTGATATCAGAAACAACTATGGCGGTTCGCTCTATGAAATCAACAATCTCTACTCTTATCTCGCTCCTGAACCTTTTGTTTTGGTTAAACCTTCACAGCTTACCTCGAAATTTACCCCTTTAAAAACCAATTATTTTCGAAAATCAAATCTGTTGCAATACATCCTTAAGGGTTTATTATATCCGGGTTATGTTTTTTCTCAGATATTCAGTGTTTATAAAGGAAAAGACGGCATGGTCTATTACAGAATGAAAGAAAATAAGCCTACAAAACCTAAGAAAAATGTTTTTAAAGGTAAGGTATATATGTTAATCAACGGTGGTAGCTTTTCGGCATCTTCTGTTATTTCTTCAAAACTACAATATGACAAAAGAGCTACATTGGTAGGAGAAGAAACCGGCGGAGCCAATGACGGAACGGTTGCCGGATTTTATTCTTATCAGAAGCTTCCGAACTCAAAAATAGATTTTCCGATTGGCCTGCTTCTTATACAGCCGAATATTGATTTTACCAATACTAAAAAGGGTGTAATTCCTGATGTTGAGATCTCTGAAAATATGCAGGATATACTCAACCGGAAAGATGTGCAGCTCGACTGGATTAAAAATGATATTACCCAAAATAAAGCAAATAAAATTCAAAATTAA
- a CDS encoding winged helix-turn-helix transcriptional regulator — translation MERDQTEELRALQDTLYFIGGKWRIPIINAICNGNRRFREIERSIPGITTRMLSKELKDMEMNKLVKRIVYPDTPVLIEYEPTEYCRTFGNIIAEMISWGRKHRKVIVEDKI, via the coding sequence ATGGAAAGAGATCAAACCGAAGAGCTGAGAGCACTGCAGGACACCCTTTATTTTATTGGTGGAAAGTGGAGAATACCTATTATTAATGCCATTTGTAACGGCAACAGACGTTTTCGTGAGATCGAAAGAAGCATCCCCGGAATTACCACAAGAATGCTTTCTAAAGAATTAAAAGACATGGAAATGAACAAACTGGTTAAACGAATAGTTTATCCCGATACTCCTGTTTTAATTGAATATGAACCGACAGAATATTGCAGAACTTTTGGAAATATTATTGCTGAAATGATTAGTTGGGGAAGGAAACATCGGAAAGTGATTGTGGAGGATAAAATTTAG
- the tpx gene encoding thiol peroxidase, with translation MSSITLKGNEVNTLGNLPEVGFTVKDFALVDSGLNVKTLQSFEGKKKVFNIFPSIDTPTCASSARKFNEEANNLENTVVINVSKDLPFALTRFCAAEGLNNVETLSDFRGTFGDDYEVTITDSPMKGLLSRAVIVTDENNKVVYTEQVSEIADEPNYSAAIEALK, from the coding sequence ATGTCAAGTATCACATTAAAAGGAAACGAAGTAAACACATTGGGAAATCTTCCTGAAGTAGGATTTACAGTAAAAGATTTTGCACTGGTAGATTCTGGTCTGAATGTAAAAACATTACAAAGCTTTGAGGGTAAGAAAAAGGTTTTCAACATCTTCCCAAGTATTGATACGCCAACTTGTGCATCTTCGGCCAGAAAATTTAATGAAGAAGCCAATAATTTAGAAAATACCGTGGTTATCAATGTTTCTAAAGATCTTCCTTTTGCGCTGACAAGATTTTGTGCAGCAGAAGGTTTGAATAATGTAGAGACTCTTTCAGATTTCAGAGGAACTTTTGGTGATGATTATGAAGTAACGATCACAGATTCTCCAATGAAAGGTCTTTTGAGCCGTGCTGTTATCGTAACTGACGAAAATAATAAAGTAGTTTATACTGAGCAGGTGTCAGAAATCGCTGACGAGCCCAATTATAGTGCAGCAATAGAAGCACTAAAATAA